Proteins from one Ipomoea triloba cultivar NCNSP0323 chromosome 1, ASM357664v1 genomic window:
- the LOC116024183 gene encoding uncharacterized protein LOC116024183, producing the protein MNLITGCHFKVRCVSPDSYVSKQISTRSGDRSSRVICRHSHYLSFPRGRTHHLSSLFCPYQCIYNAYRPLIASARKRNSKSEPILSPSIVEQVLKNDDEDGDEFLAEDFEDEELLEDDNDDDFLYDESFEEDAKLFFGDGSGGGGIALAGTPWDKKSLEIAEEVALSFDGELGIYAFKTQKNAHIQVRVERLTNKSGSPSMADIEAFSSAYRERLDEAELSGSIPNNLSLEVSSPGVERVVRVPEDLDRFNERPMYVKYVSEGIKTGMPTEQDGVFRLVSFDLETSVCTWGLADVRVNREKAGKGRPLSKKQREWRLDTPFDSLRMVRLHSEM; encoded by the exons ATGAACTTAATTACAGGTTGCCATTTCAAGGTGAGGTGCGTCAGCCCGGACTCCTACGTTTCAAAGCAAATCAGTACAAGGAGTGGTGATAGGTCTAGCAGGGTCATTTGCCGCCATAGCCATTATCTTTCATTTCCCCGCGGCCGTACACATCACCTTTCATCCTTGTTTTGCCCCTACCAATGTATCTATAATGCCTACCGACCGCTTATAGCTAGTGCGAGGAAGAGAAACTCGAAGTCTGAGCCAATTCTCTCGCCTTCAATCGTTGAACAAGTGTTGAAGAATGACGACGAAGACGGAGACGAGTTTCTTGCTGAGGACTTTGAAGACG AGGAGCTGCTGGaggatgataatgatgatgatttcCTTTATGATGAGAGTTTTGAGGAAGATGCTAAACTCTTC TTTGGTGATGGATCTGGAGGAGGTGGAATTGCTCTTGCTGGGACACCATGGGACAAAAAATCATTAGAAATTGCTGAAGAAGTTGCTCTATCATTTGATGGAGAATTGGGAATATATGCCTTTAAGACGCAAAAGAATGCCCACATTCAAGTGCGAGTGGAGAGACTCACAAACAA ATCAGGTTCTCCTAGTATGGCAGACATTGAAGCTTTCtcatcagcttacagagaacgGCTTGATGAAGCTGAGTTGTCAGGATCTATTCCAAATAACTTATCCCTGGAG GTATCTTCACCTGGTGTGGAGAGGGTTGTTAGGGTCCCAGAAGATCTTGATCGGTTCAATGAACGTCCCATGTATGTAAAGTATGTGAGTGAAGGAATCAAGACTGGCATGCCTACTGAACAAGATGGTGTATTCAGGCTTGTGTCCTTCGATTTGGAAACAAGTGTATGCACATGGGGATTAGCTGACGTAAGGGTTAACCGAGAAAAAGCAGGTAAAGGAAGGCCCCTTAGCAAGAAGCAAAGGGAGTGGCGGTTAGACACGCCATTTGATTCTCTCCGTATGGTCCGGCTGCATTCAGAAATGTAA
- the LOC116024121 gene encoding zinc finger CCCH domain-containing protein 55-like encodes MGESVRKRKSLWDAEEDTSLRVESNDKNAWSGRGQYPSYQENSASKTDFSSKNHSGCDLSPQNVPQESHRSSQHGERVPETEEADRKKDLYRSRRHPARDRSRSRGRGEGRSRSPGRRRDRARYPVQKRSGSTSRSRSRDRGNLKARSRSRSPPHNYKSDPHGWGDRRNGSRISSQTCRDFATGKCRKGSECRFLHADNLKSTDGFQLEDDLAETLGNRLEHGHVSRSANSEGHEIRDELPDAYDIEHDQTRKRNRVMITCKDFIKGKCHWGASCKFSHVGVSSDNYERGVKNASLNYVQEREPTKSTKQLCKYFAAGKCFHENCKFSHDGPTPSYIETRPSDNIGGGRLDGKNKHPSGPNWDDAQRDSNLSQIGIHPKRFMASPNGRDTNTSGSVLEKLTDSEGQTATSIASQSQSLNGSSHVYEQGKIQEASGVNLSNTVMKPEMSLNSFVMPYTFEDKGKFGPNALHEVKSSRNSVHPVLLPGQSYEVGENMTVSSEPSFFTSSNQSRPRNQKEAASSTDTQSMEFPHNLSTAALVKLASQMKNSSTSSTVTFGNESVKSELHLEVVPSDPSSALPMFSAKPNPDQYHAPGDSVELCTSGNFMMPLVNAPRLDEQKTKVPLEKLNLSAVNPGAGEKNDVGGSDVMRNKDPLLKRPELCTDLEVNGNNKIVANKCDDGQENKHSDNVEVHGKAEEVSGNKDDKAIRLFKNALIEFVKEILKPTWKEGRMSREVHKTIVKKVVDKVTSTIQGDHIPKTQEKIEQYLSYSKPKLSKLVQAYVERCLKAPDA; translated from the exons ATGGGTGAGAGTGTAAGAAAGCGCAAAAGTTTGTGGGATGCAGAAGAAGATACTTCTCTTCGTGTTGAGTCAAATGATAAAAATGCATGGTCTGGAAGGGGACAGTATCCTAGTTATCAGGAAAACAGTGCTTCGAAAACTGATTTTTCCTCCAAGAATCACTCTGGTTGTGACTTATCACCACAAAATGTTCCCCAGGAGAGTCATAGGAGCAGCCAACATGGGGAACGAGTTCCAGAAACTGAAGAAGCTGATAGGAAAAAAGACTTATATAGAAGCCGCAG GCACCCTGCAAGAGACAGGAGCAGGAGCAGGGGAAGGGGAGAAGGCAGGAGCAGAAGTCCCGGTAGGAGAAGGGACAGAGCTAGGTATCCAGTGCAGAAAAGGAGTGGAAGTACAAGCAGGAGCAGGAGTAGGGATAGGGGCAACTTGAAAGCCAGAAGCAGGAGTCGCAGTCCTCCCCATAATTATAAAAGTGATCCACATGGATGGGGTGATAGACGGAATGGGTCTCGAATATCATCACAGACCTGCAGAGATTTTGCCACTGGGAAGTGTAGAAAAGGTAGTGAGTGTAGGTTCCTTCATGCAGATAACTTAAAGAGTACAGATGGATTTCAGTTAGAGGATGACTTGGCTGAAACATTGGGTAACAGGCTAGAGCATGGACATGTCTCAAGATCTGCTAATAGTGAAGGTCATGAGATCCGGGATGAGCTTCCTGATGCATATGATATAGAGCATGATCAAACTAGGAAACGGAACAGAGTTATGATCACTTGTAAGGATTTCATTAAAGGCAAGTGTCACTGGGGTGCATCATGTAAATTCTCACATGTTGGCGTTTCTAGTGATAACTATGAAAGAGGCGTTAAGAATGCATCTCTCAATTATGTTCAGGAGCGTGAACCAACTAAAAGCACTAAACAGCTGTGCAAGTATTTTGCAGCTGGGAAGTGCTTTCATGAAAACTGCAAATTCTCTCATGATGGTCCCACCCCTAGCTATATTGAAACTAGACCCTCTGACAATATAGGTGGGGGCAGATTGGATGGCAAGAATAAACACCCAAGTGGCCCAAATTGGGATGATGCACAAAGGGACTCAAACCTTTCCCAAATTGGGATACACCCAAAAAGATTTATGGCTTCCCCAAATGGTAGAGACACAAACACTTCTGGATCTGTTCTGGAAAAATTAACAGACAGTGAGGGGCAAACGGCTACTTCCATAGCCTCACAATCCCAAAGTTTAAATGGAAGTTCTCATGTTTATGAACAGGGTAAAATACAAGAAGCTTCAGGCGTCAATCTTTCCAACACAGTCATGAAACCTGAAATGTCTTTGAATTCTTTTGTTATGCCATATACTTTTGAGGACAAGGGTAAATTTGGGCCTAATGCACTACACGAAGTGAAAAGCTCCAGGAACAGTGTTCATCCGGTTTTATTGCCTGGACAAAGCTACGAAGTTGGTGAAAATATGACTGTAAGCTCTGAACCTTCTTTCTTCACCAGCTCGAATCAGAGTAGACCGAGAAATCAGAAAGAAGCTGCCAGTTCAACAGATACACAAAGTATGGAATTCCCTCATAATCTTTCCACTGCCGCACTTGTCAAGCTTGCATCTCAAATGAAAAACTCTTCCACTTCTTCCACGGTTACATTTGGAAATGAGTCTGTGAAATCTGAACTACATTTAGAGGTGGTACCATCTGATCCCAGTTCTGCACTTCCCATGTTCAGTGCAAAGCCTAATCCAGATCAATATCATGCCCCTGGTGATAGTGTTGAGTTGTGTACCTCTGGAAACTTTATGATGCCTCTTGTCAATGCACCCCGTTTGGATGAACAGAAAACTAAGGTTCCTttagaaaaattgaatttatctGCTGTGAATCCTGGAGCTGGAGAAAAAAATGATGTTGGTGGTTCAGATGTGATGCGCAATAAAGATCCACTATTGAAGCGACCGGAGCTTTGTACGGATTTGGAAGTCAATGGAAACAACAAAATAGTTGCCAACAAATGTGATGATGGCCAAGAAAATAAGCATTCGGACAATGTGGAAGTCCATGGGAAGGCTGAAGAGGTAAGCGGTAATAAAGATGATAAAGCAATTCGATTGTTCAAGAATGCTCTTATAGAGTTTGTTAAAGAGATCCTAAAGCCCACTTGGAAAGAAGGCCGAATGAGCAGAGAAGTACACAAGACTATTGTTAAGAAGGTGGTGGATAAAGTCACTAGTACAATCCAAGGAGACCACATCCCAAAGACGCAAGAGAAAATAGAGCAATATCTGTCCTATTCTAAACCCAAACTCTCCAAACTTGTACAG GCATATGTTGAGCGATGTCTAAAGGCACCCGATGCCTGA